One Solanum pennellii chromosome 9, SPENNV200 DNA segment encodes these proteins:
- the LOC107029600 gene encoding ribonuclease P protein subunit p29, translated as MANETMAEQQKKRTMEALERRFAQAKAEIHQQQHKNKRVAVTTTKTLAENNIGVTTQSINSSPSPLKSTTTSSAPSSKKGHISFSGHTSAQDVELNNPAYLQISHSVDDNLLKITAEISGKNTTANDILHDLLQHGDSAQKYMQGSKNVKVDNWILLDSVVQKSSIATGARNRALQRQSKRSKRRMSIKQHKKFGSFDLPQEYHNYDIFKPMHDRWKGYVTKLLKNIGKNQLSQCLLNADLHGALILVVQCKIAGLVGVRGIMIRETIETFGIITEDNKFQVVPKKLSVFMLQVDCWKITLVGDKLISRNMTT; from the exons ATGGCGAATGAAACAATGGCTGAACAACAAAAGAAACGAACGATGGAGGCATTAGAGCGAAGATTCGCTCAAGCAAAAGCTGAAATTCATCAACAGCAGCACAAGAACAAGAGAGTCGCTGTTACTACAACAAAAACTCTAGCTGAAAACAACATTGGAGTCACCACCCAGAGTATCAATTCTTCGCCTTCGCCGCTCAAATCAACGACTACTTCCTCAGCTCCGTCATCCAAAAAAg GCCATATATCTTTTTCTGGCCATACATCTGCTCAAG ATGTTGAACTAAATAATCCAGCATACCTTCAGATATCCCATTCAGTAGACGATAATCTTCTGAAAATTACCGCTGAG ATTTCTGGTAAAAACACGACTGCTAACGATATTTTGCACGATCTTCTCCAACATGGTGATTCAGCTCAGAAATATATGCAGGGGTCAAAAAATGTGAAAGTTGATAACTGGATTCTTCTTGATAGTGTTGTGCAAAAAAGCAGCATTGCTACTGGAGCTCGTAATCGGGCTTTGCAGAGACAGTCGAAGAGATCTAAAAGACGTATGTccataaaacaacataagaagtTTGGATCATTTGATTTGCCTCAAGAGTACCATAA CTATGACATCTTCAAGCCAATGCATGATAGGTGGAAAGGCTACGTGACAAAACTCCTAAAGAATATTGG GAAAAATCAGTTATCACAATGTCTTCTTAATGCAGACTTGCATGGTGCACTTATTCTAG TTGTTCAGTGCAAAATAGCAGGCTTAGTTGGTGTACGTGGTATCATGATTCGTGAGACCATAGAAACATTTGGAATAATCACAGAAGACAACAAATTCCAAG TTGTACCCAAAAAGCTTTCAGTATTTATGCTACAAGTCGATTGCTGGAAAATTACATTGGTTGGAGACAAACTCATTTCGAGAAACATGACTACGTGA
- the LOC107029651 gene encoding uncharacterized protein LOC107029651, with product MADVAVAKSWRDELASLVEDSGIRFAGEISAPTYSTPAFEEKRSVYESPAIEEVVAEPESFKDQIEGFAKAWGEMLLELMRGCRDVVQQSLLTEESYIVQKTKGPLAEASRRLSVLNEFLPEDRDPVHAWPVIFFVFILAMSALSVNSKQETTGKLVKEVYIHPPSATRIVLPDGRHVAYHEMGVPSNKARYSVIAPHGFLSSRLGGIPGVEVSLLEEFGIRLVTYDLPGFGESDPHPERNLNSSALDMQYLANALGVNSKFWVLGYSSGAIHAWAAMKFIPDRVAGVAMFSPFINPYESSMTKEEMRGTWNKWTRKRKLTYYLARRSPKFLDYFYRRTFLSGKHGQIDKYMSLSLGQKDKALIREPAFEEFWHRDVEESIRQGSTKPFIEEASLQVSNWGFSLVDLQVQEKCSGKGILSWLKFGYGQVRCELTGFLGPVHIWQGLDDHVVPHQMTDYVARILPRVVVHKLPNEGHFSYFFFCDECHRQTFLTIFGSPQGPLEESIEAPTEEDGEQEAANLDLAAE from the exons ATGGCGGATGTTGCAGTTGCGAAGTCATGGAGAGACGAGCTAGCGAGTTTAGTGGAGGATAGTGGAATAAGGTTTGCCGGAGAAATCTCTGCTCCGACGTATTCTACGCCGGCGTTTGAGGAGAAGAGATCGGTGTATGAGTCGCCGGCGATTGAGGAAGTTGTGGCGGAGCCGGAGAGTTTTAAGGACCAAATCGAAGGTTTCGCGAAGGCTTGGGGAGAAATGTTGCTGGAATTGATGAGAGGTTGTAGAGATGTGGTGCAACAAAGCTTGTTAACTGAGGAATCGTACATTGTGCAGAAAACTAAAGGTCCTTTAGCTGAAGCTTCCAGGAGGTTGAGTGTTTTGAACGAGTTTTTGCCGGAGGATCGTGATCCAGTGCATGCTTGGCCGGTGATTTTCTTCGTCTTCATCCTCGCCATGTCCG CATTGAGTGTAAATAGTAAACAAGAAACCACAGGCAAGCTAGTGAAAGAAGTGTACATACATCCTCCTAGTGCTACTCGTATAGTGCTTCCAGACGGCAGGCATGTGGCATACCATGAGATGGGAGTTCCATCAAACAAAGCTAGATATTCTGTAATTGCTCCACATGGCTTCCTCTCTTCTCGACTTGGAG GTATACCTGGAGTGGAAGTATCACTTCTTGAAGAGTTTGGCATTCGTTTGGTAACTTATGACCTTCCAGGTTTTGGAGAGAGTGATCCTCACCCTGAGCGGAACCTTAACTCATCTGCTCTAGACATGCAATACTTGGCTAATGCCTTAGGAGTTAATAGTAAATTCTGGGTTTTGGGCTACTCAAGTGGAGCAATACATGCTTGGGCTGCAATGAAATTTATACCTGATCGAGTTGCTG GTGTAGCTATGTTTTCCCCATTTATCAACCCATATGAATCAAGCATGACCAAAGAAGAGATGAGAGGAACTTGGAACAAGTGGACAAGGAAAAGGAAATTGACATACTATTTAGCTCGAAGATCTCCAAAATTTCTTGATTACTTCTATCGCCGGACATTTCTATCTGGAAAGCATGGTCAAATTGATAAATACATGTCTCTGTCGCTGGGACAAAAG GATAAAGCGCTGATCAGAGAACCAGCCTTTGAAGAGTTTTGGCACAGGGATGTTGAGGAATCAATACGTCAGGGAAGCACGAAGCCATTTATAGAGGAAGCTTCACTTCAGGTGTCAAATTGGGGGTTTAGCCTTGTGGATCTTCAAGTGCAAGAAAAGTGTTCTGGTAAAGGGATTCTATCATGGCTTAAGTTTGGTTATGGTCAAGTGAGGTGCGAATTGACTGGATTTCTAGGACCAGTTCACATATGGCAG GGATTGGACGATCACGTTGTACCACACCAAATGACCGACTATGTAGCTAGAATTCTGCCAAGAGTGGTGGTGCACAAGCTTCCCAACGAGGGCCACTTCTCCTATTTCTTCTTCTGTGACGAATGTCATAGACAAACGTTCCTGACCATTTTCGGAAGCCCTCAGGGGCCTCTTGAAGAGAGCATTGAAGCTCCAACGGAAGAAGATGGAGAACAGGAAGCTGCAAATCTTGATTTGGCAGCAGAATGA
- the LOC107029765 gene encoding mitochondrial import inner membrane translocase subunit TIM14-2, with the protein MVAPLVAGMAIAAAAYASRYGIQAWQAFKARPPTVRMRKFYEGGFQPKMNKREAALILGVRENTEANKVREAHRKVMVANHPDAGGSHYLASKINEAKDTLLGQTKNNGSAF; encoded by the exons ATG GTCGCGCCATTAGTAGCAGGAATGGCTATAGCCGCTGCTGCATATGCTTCAAGGTATGGAATCCAGGCATGGCAAGCATTCAAGGCCAGACCTCCCACTGTGAGAATGCGCAAGTTTTATGAAGGAGGTTTTCAGcctaaaatgaacaaaaggGAAGCAGCTCTGATTCTTGGAGTCAG GGAAAACACTGAAGCAAATAAAGTGAGGGAAGCACATAGGAAGGTGATGGTAGCTAACCATCCAGATGCAGGAGGTAGTCACTACCTTGCTTCTAAAATAAACGAGGCGAAAGACACTTTGCTTGGACAGACGAAGAACAATGGATCCGCGTTCTAG
- the LOC107029253 gene encoding interactor of constitutive active ROPs 2, chloroplastic-like, producing MQTPKGRTVSVEVPQRTSAATLKTARKLRTPGSDVDSVSSPNPANRTPKDRSPKVFCRRSPRSPVIEKKRPVKASDLETQLAQLQDELKKAKDQLSSSESLKKRAQQDADEAKKQLVVMSEKLEYSKKQLLDLSDSEEARLLELRKISQDRDRAWQSELEAIQKQHELDSAALASAMNEIQKLKLQLDRVADCEAAQAHHAESAYVEIQSLRIELTKTLTLVDKLRNQLNDSKESEACSFEEVSKAQMQLEVAKITEDTLRSEGLKAMEACRTLSLELEKSKDRVASLEELVSKFQSGPVDSSESSVAAEGNSSNVEADKLKIELSTIQVEVSQLRAALEDSEIKYQEEYIQNTLQTRSAYELVERTKSESLQREAEWEGKLNEAKSEVEELKEKLMNVEAQLVDISDVNKGLSLHVEQMQSADKEFELAAQLKNSESVLGDLRENLLDKETELLSLMEENEQLKSEISKRESESTKVNNEALALVEEAKTAEREALMKLGDLTEEADKSIRKVTRVTEELNAAQAANSEIETELRRLKVQCDQWRKAAEAAASMLSTGNNRKYVERTGSLDYHTIGGKLGSPLLDDVDDDSPKKKNNMLKKLGFLLKKGQK from the exons ATGCAGACACCAAAAGGAAG GACTGTTTCTGTGGAAGTGCCTCAAAGGACATCTGCTGCTACACTAAAGACAGCTCGAAAGCTCAGGACTCCAGGGTCAGATGTTGATTCTGTTTCATCTCCGAATCCAGCCAACAGGACACCTAAAGATAGGAGTCCGAAAGTTTTTTGTCGCCGGTCACCACGGAGTCCAGTGATAGAG AAGAAGCGTCCTGTCAAAGCATCTGACTTGGAAACGCAGCTTGCTCAACTCCAAGATGAGCTAAAGAAGGCGAAGGACCAACTCAGTTCTTCTGAATCATTGAAGAAAAGGGCTCAACAGGATGCTGATGAAGCTAAAAAGCAGCTTGTGGTCATGTCAGAAAAGCTCGAGTACTCTAAGAAGCAGCTGCTTGATCTCTCAGATTCAGAAGAAGCTCGACTGCTGGAGTTGCGCAAGATATCACAGGATCGAGACCGAGCATGGCAATCTGAGCTTGAGGCTATCCAGAAGCAGCATGAGTTGGACTCTGCTGCTTTGGCCTCTGCCATGAATGAAATACAGAAACTTAAACTTCAGCTGGACCGAGTGGCTGATTGTGAAGCCGCTCAAGCTCATCACGCTGAGTCAGCTTATGTTGAGATACAAAGCTTAAGGATTGAACTTACAAAGACCCTTACATTGGTTGATAAACTGAGAAACCAGCTTAACGATAGCAAGGAATCTGAGGCATGTTCATTTGAAGAAGTGAGCAAAGCTCAGATGCAGCTGGAAGTGGCCAAGATAACCGAGGATACTCTACGTTCTGAAGGTTTGAAAGCAATGGAGGCTTGCAGGACCTTGTCTTTGGAGTTGGAAAAATCAAAGGATCGAGTAGCTTCATTGGAGGAGCTTGTCAGCAAATTCCAGTCTGGTCCAGTAGACTCTTCCGAAAGTTCTGTAGCTGCTGAAGGAAACAGCTCAAATGTAGAAGCTGATAAACTAAAAATTGAGCTGAGTACCATCCAAGTTGAGGTAAGTCAATTAAGAGCTGCTTTGGAGGATTCCGAGATAAAGTATCAGGAAGAATACATCCAGAACACCTTGCAGACACGAAGTGCTTATGAGCTGGTGGAGCGCACAAAATCCGAATCACTTCAGAGGGAGGCTGAATGGGAAGGAAAACTAAATGAAGCAAAATCGGAAGTGgaagagttgaaagaaaaactgatgAATGTTGAAGCTCAACTTGTTGATATTTCAGATGTGAATAAGGGGCTAAGTCTGCATGTTGAGCAAATGCAGTCAGCTGATAAAGAGTTTGAGTTAGCTGCTCAACTAAAGAACTCAGAGTCAGTTTTGGGAGATCTGAGAGAAAATCTATTAGACAAAGAGACAGAGTTGCTGAGTCTTATGGAGGAGAATGAACAGTTGAAGTCGGAAATCAGTAAGAGGGAATCGGAGAGTACCAAAGTTAACAACGAGGCACTTGCCTTAGTAGAAGAAGCAAAAACTGCAGAAAGAGAGGCCCTGATGAAGCTGGGAGATTTGACGGAGGAAGCAGACAAAAGCATCAGAAAGGTAACTCGTGTCACTGAGGAGTTGAATGCAGCACAGGCTGCAAACTCGGAGATTGAAACCGAGCTAAGGAGGTTAAAAGTGCAATGTGATCAATGGAGGAAGGCTGCTGAAGCAGCTGCATCTATGCTTTCAACTGGAAACAACAGGAAATATGTCGAGAGAACAGGTTCTTTAGACTACCACACTATCGGTGGAAAGCTTGGTTCACCACTCTTGGATGACGTGGATGATGACTCgccaaagaagaagaataacatGTTGAAGAAACTCGgttttttattgaaaaagggACAGAAGTAA
- the LOC107029309 gene encoding protein IQ-DOMAIN 1-like, producing MGKKGSWFSSVKKALSPDPKEKADKKASKSKKKWFGKEKHTLVDSSTAVTATASPPRPVPVPPVEEVKLEEVEEEQTKHAYSVAVATAAAAEAAVAAAHAAAEVVRLTTVNQFSGKSQEEVAAIRVQTAFRGYLARRALRALRGLVRLKSLVDGPTAQRQTTNALKCMQTLSRMQSQISSRRIRMLEENRTLQWQLMQKHVKELESLRRGEEWDDSLQSKERVEASLLSKYEAAIRRERALAYSYSHQQTWKKSSRSTNLLFMDPTNPQWGWSWLERWTGARPWESQSMSEKQLKTDQMSVRSVSIAGGEIAKSFARHQLNSELPSSPSSQKPSHPSGYHSPTTPSKPTTSVAAARKLKPASPRISAMNQDDDNRSMLSVQSERNRRHSIAGSSIRDDESLASSPSVPSYMASTQSAKAKTRFQSPLGMENGTPEKGSAGSVKKRLSYPPSPARTRRHSGPPKFDNTSLNTSIAEDHVNGVVN from the exons ATGGGGAAGAAAGGAAGCTGGTTTTCATCTGTAAAGAAGGCTTTGAGCCCAGATCCTAAGGAAAAAGCTGACAAG AAAGCGAGTAAATCAAAGAAGAAATGGTTTGGGAAAGAAAAGCATACGCTCGTTGATTCTTCGACCGCGGTAACTGCAACAGCGTCTCCTCCTCGTCCTGTTCCTGTCCCCCCTGTGGAAGAGGTCAAATTGGAGGAAGTGGAAGAGGAGCAGACGAAACATGCTTATTCAGTTGCAGTTGCCACAGCTGCAGCTGCTGAAGCTGCTGTCGCAGCTGCCCACGCTGCTGCAGAGGTTGTCCGGTTGACTACAGTGAACCAATTTTCTGGAAAATCACAAGAGGAAGTAGCTGCAATTAGAGTTCAGACTGCATTTCGAGGTTATCTG GCTAGAAGGGCATTGAGGGCCTTACGAGGACTTGTCAGACTGAAATCGCTTGTTGATGGACCTACGGCCCAGAGACAAACAACAAATGCTCTAAAATGCATGCAGACGCTATCTCGGATGCAATCTCAGATTAGTTCACGAAGGATCAGGATGTTGGAGGAGAACCGAACTCTCCAGTGGCAGCTTATGCAAAAGCATGTGAAAGAACTTGAGAGTCTGAGG AGAGGAGAAGAATGGGATGATAGTCTACAATCGAAGGAGCGGGTTGAGGCTAGCTTGCTCAGCAAATATGAAGCTGCAATTAGACGAGAAAGAGCGCTTGCATATTCATATTCTCACCAG CAAACCTGGAAGAAATCATCAAGATCTACCAATTTGTTGTTCATGGATCCGACCAATCCGCAATGGGGTTGGAGCTGGCTAGAGCGGTGGACGGGTGCTAGGCCTTGGGAAAGTCAAAGCATGTCTGAGAAACAACTTAAAACCGATCAGATGTCAGTTAGAAGCGTGAGCATTGCTGGAGGAGAAATTGCGAAGTCATTTGCCCGTCATCAGCTGAATTCTGAACTCCCTTCGTCTCCATCCAGCCAAAAACCGAGCCATCCATCAGGCTACCACTCTCCAACAACCCCTTCCAAGCCAACCACTTCAGTAGCAGCAGCCAGAAAACTGAAACCAGCAAGCCCGAGAATCAGTGCAATGAACCAAGATGATGATAACCGAAGCATGCTTAGCGTGCAGTCAGAACGGAACAGGAGGCATAGCATAGCAGGATCATCTATAAGAGACGACGAGAGCCTGGCAAGCTCGCCTTCAGTCCCAAGTTACATGGCGTCCACTCAGTCTGCGAAGGCCAAAACACGGTTTCAAAGTCCATTAGGCATGGAAAATGGCACACCAGAAAAAGGATCAGCAGGGTCTGTGAAGAAGCGGCTCTCTTATCCACCGTCACCTGCCAGAACAAGGCGGCATTCAGGCCCACCAAAGTTTGACAACACCTCTTTGAACACCTCCATCGCCGAGGATCATGTGAATGGAGTCGTCAACTAA